The Candidatus Eisenbacteria bacterium genome contains the following window.
GCCGGGGTCGGGCATGGGGAGTCTCCCGCTCAGCGCCGCTCGGGGGCGGGAACCGCCTGGCCGTTCACCGTCGCGCAGGAGGGGTCGATGTCGTTCACGATCCGGACCGCGCCGGGCAGGCACCGCACCGCGCGCCCGGCCAGGTACCGTCCGCGCAGTCCCGTGGCGCATCCCGTCAGCGTGACGACCCCGTTCGAGCAGGACGCCCGGAGCCGGGCCCTGGAGGGCACGCCTTCGAGGAGCAGTTCCGCGTCCCGCGCGACCAGGGAATCCTCGCGCGTCACCCGGGGCACGATCGTCAGCTGGTCCTCGAGTTCCACCACGCCGGGGGTGCCGGCCACCAGGTCCTCCGCGACGTCCCGCGCGCAATTGGACGCGACGGTCCCGTACAGGCGGACCTTGGCGCCCCGCACCTCCACCTGGATGCTGTCGGCCACCAGTTCGGAACGGTTCGCGAGGAGCAACTCCAGCCAGTCCCGCAGGTCGGTGTCCTCACGCGGGACCATGGGCGCCACCTTGAGGCGGTCTTCGAAGCCGACGAGATCCGGCAGCTGGTGGAGGGCCTCGTTCGCCGCGCGCCGCGCCGCCAGGCTCTCGACCGTGCCGCCCAGCACGAAGATCCAGGCATCGGTCCCGTCCCGGCGGCGTTCCATGGTCACGGTTACGCGCGAATCGGCGAAGCGGGAGTCCGTGAGGAGGGCCTCGAGGATCCGGCCCCGCTGCGCGGAGAACTCCTCCAGCAGCGGGCCGCCCTTCCGCCACGGCGCATCAGGAGGCGCCCACGGGGTATCGGCGGCCTCCGAGGCCGCCGGGGAGCATGTCAGCAGCACCCCCAGGACCAGCCACGCGGCTCCAGGGCGCCCGCGCAACCCCCGCGCCCCCGTCTTCACCCGACCAGGTTCTCCGGGTTGAGCCCGGACAACTCCGACAGGACGAAGCGGCCGTCCTTGCGGATCAGCTTGTCGTCGAACCAGATCTCGCCGCCGCCGCACTCGGGGGTCTGGATCAGCACGATGTCCCAGTGGATCGCGGAGCGGTTGCCGTTGTCGGCGGTCTCGTAGGCGTTGCCGGGAGTGACATGCAGCGAGCCGGCGATCTTCTCGTCGAACAGCGTGTCCCTCATGGGCGAGACGATGTAGGGGTTGAACCCCAGCGAGAACTCGCCCAGGTAGCGCGCGCCCGGATCGGTGTCCAGGATCTCGTTCATGCGCTTGCTGTTCGAGGACTCGGCCTTGACGATCCGGCCCTTCTCGAACGTGAACCGGATGTTCTCGTA
Protein-coding sequences here:
- a CDS encoding BON domain-containing protein produces the protein MKTGARGLRGRPGAAWLVLGVLLTCSPAASEAADTPWAPPDAPWRKGGPLLEEFSAQRGRILEALLTDSRFADSRVTVTMERRRDGTDAWIFVLGGTVESLAARRAANEALHQLPDLVGFEDRLKVAPMVPREDTDLRDWLELLLANRSELVADSIQVEVRGAKVRLYGTVASNCARDVAEDLVAGTPGVVELEDQLTIVPRVTREDSLVARDAELLLEGVPSRARLRASCSNGVVTLTGCATGLRGRYLAGRAVRCLPGAVRIVNDIDPSCATVNGQAVPAPERR